Within the Ensifer canadensis genome, the region GGCACTCTCGGCGGAATCGGAGGTGGAAATGTCGATGAGTACATACCACGGGTGAACGGTTTCCATCGGGTCGCGCACGCCTGGAATATGCTTTGTCGTGAACTCGACGCCGAGGCGCGGCATCAGTTCGAAGCCGGTGAGCGCAGTGCCGCAGAGGCTCGAGGCCTTGTCGAAGAGGGCCAGCGCATGTTCGACGCTGCCGACGCCGGCAAAGGCCACCTGATGGCCAAGGGGCTTCGGAAACATCCTGAGCACCGCGCCGGTGATCACGCCGAGCGTACCTTCGGCGCCGATGAACAGGTCGCGCAGGTCGTAGCCGGTATTGTCTTTCTTCAGCCGGCGCAGCCCGTCCCAGATCTCGCCGGTCGGCAGAACCACTTCGAGGCCGAGGCAAAGCTGGCGCATGTTGCCATAGGCTAACACTGCGGTGCCGCCGGCATTGGTCGAGAGGTTGCCGCCGATGCGGGCCGAGCCTTCCGACCCGAGCGACAGCGGAAACAGTCGATCGTTATCATCGGCCGCCTTCTGGATATCGGCAAGGATGCAGCCGGCGTCGGCAACGATGACATTGCCGACGGGGTCGATGTCGCGAATCCGGTTCAGCCTCTGCAGCGACAGGACGATATCGGCCTTGCCCTCGCGCGGGATCTGACCCGCCACATGGCCGGTGTTACCGCCTTGTGGAACGATTGCCGTTCGGGTCGCGCTTGCAAGCTTCATGATGCGCGACACCTCCTCGACCGAACCGGGGCGAAGCACCATCGGGGTGGTGCCCTTGTAGAGCCCGCGGGATTCGATGAGGTAGGGCGCGAGGTCCGCCGGGTTCGTCAAGGCATTGGCGCTGCCGACGATGTCGATGAAGGAGGCGATCAGTTCGGGAGAGGGGAGCGTCGTCGTCATGGCCCTGCCTTCGCAAATGCGCCCGACGGCGCTACTGCATAATTCCTTAAATCGGAATCGAATTAAGGACAAAATTATGCAGCGGGTTTAGAGCGTTACAGCGTCCTTTGCGCGTCATATTTGACGCACGGCGCTGTAAAAGTGCCTGTCGGTCAGTCTCTGGGGGCGGCAGCACGCTGCAGCCGGTCGAGGATCGCCTCTCCCAACCCTTCCGAAGGGATGGGGCCGAAGGCGATGGTTGCGGAGCCGCTGGCATCCGCCCTCTTCATATAGTCGAAAAGATTGGCAGCTGCCTCGCGCAGGCTGCCTGCCGGGCTGAGGTCGAGTACGATCGCGGCGTGCTCTTCGCCGGGGAGCGACGCATTGCCGAACCGGATCAGCGCTTCTCCCGGACGCACGTCGGCGGCGTCGAGCCGGACAGCTGCGCCCGGCGCGTAGTGCGAGGCGAGCATGCCCGGGGCCTCGATAGTCGCTCCGGCGCTCTGCGGCCTCGAGACGGTAAGGCCGGTCAGCCTTTCGATTTCGAAGACGTCGAGACCGCCCGGACGCAGCAGGCGCAGCGCGCCGTCCTCGACCTTGATGATCGTCGATTCAAGCCCGATCTCCGCAGAGCCGGCGTCGAGAATGAGCTTGAGGCGCGGCCCGAGATCGGCTTCCACATGGGCAGCGCTTGTGGGACTGATCTTGCCCGACGTATTGGCGCTCGGTGCGGCGAGCGGGCGGCCGAAGCGGGCAATCACCCGACGTGAAAAGCCATCAGGCATGCGGATGCCGAGCGTGTCGAGGCCGGCCGAGGCAAGCGCGTGCACGGTGCTTGTTGTGCGCTGGGGCAGGATCAACGTCAGCGGGCCGGGCCAGAACGCTTCGGCCAGGCGCCGCGACAACGAATCGAATGTCACATGGGCTTCAGCCATCGCCATGTCTGACACATGCGATATCAGTGGGTTGAAGCGTGGACGCCCCTTCATCTCATAAATACGGCTGATCGCATCGGGATTGGTGGCGTCCGCTGCCAGGCCGTAGACCGTCTCGGTCGGAATCGCGACGGGCTCGCCTTCGGCAAGCACCGCACAGGCACGCTCGATCGCCCGTTCCGGCTCGGTCCGTGTATCGATGATTTCGGCCATGTCGCTTCCGTTTCCCTTTCCGAGGCTTCCTTAAAGGAGCCACGGTGAAAACAGAACGATTTTCTTCAGGCAACCGGGTCTGCGCTTCAGAGGCTGCGAATGATGCGCTTCAATGCCTCGTCGCGCGCGCCGAGCATCAGCACGTTCTTGAGCGCGACTTTCGGGTCGTCGGTACGAAAGAGCAGCCCGTTGTCGCGAACGCTGCGATTGATGGTCATCTGCCCCTCTGGCGCATCGGGCTCGATGGCAACGGCGAAGTACATTCGGGAATAGCCGGTCTGGATGCGTTCGAAGAAGTGTTTCTCGTCGCCGAGGTCACAGAAGAAGTTGGCGAAATAGAACGACCAGGTGACGTCCTTGGACGGGGCGAGATGTGTTCTCGCCGCCGTGACATGGCAATAGCCGAGATGCGGCCGACCGGTGAGCGTGCGGTGGAAGATCATCTTGGGAAACTGGATCGAGGTATGGAAGCCGTTCATCCGCTTGTGCGTCGTTTCGCCGGCGGTCGTCAGCTTGTGGGCGGTGCGCTCGGCAACCTCGTCATAGCTCAGATAACGCCGCTCGCGCTGCGACCATTGACGCCTTTCTATGCGGCCGGTGCGCAGGAACTCGGTGTGGACCGCTGTCTTCGGAGCGATCGTTGGCAGCTTCTCGGCTGCGGCGTCGTAGTATTTGAGCTTTGCCATGAACTTCAATGCGCTGTTTGCCGGTTCGGCCGGTTTCTCCGTCAGGCGACGCTAATGCATTATGGTTAATGGAAGATTTCACTCGCGTCGGTGGGCCTTGCCCCGCGTCACGGGAAGACATGTCGCAAAATGGCGAAGGATCCGCGCTTTCTCGCAAGCCTTGCCGGAAAAAGCGACAATTGCTCAATCCTTGAGCTATCCTATTGTTTACAATGAAAAATGATCAATCACAGGGCGTTTGGTGCGCTTGATGTGCTGTGTCGTCTTTCTGGAATCGGATGTCGTTAATCGGCAGCTACGACGATGGCTTCCGCGATTAGATATGCCTACTCAAGGTGCTGTCTTTTAGGGAAGGCGGAGAATTGGGAAGCCGGTCAAAACCCGGCGCTGCCCCCGCAACGGTGGTGGAGCGAAAGCCACGGCACAAAGCCACTGGACGGTTCCGTCCGGGAAGGCGCCGGGCTGGTCCTTGCGGACGGCTCCTGAGCCCGGAAACCAGCCTTGACGCGAACAGACCGTAACGGGTTGCGGCGGGCAGCCGGATCGGAGCCGTCATCGCACAGGCAATGCGCCCGTGCGGGTTCCAGTCCTGCCTCTCCGAAACAAGGCGAACGAGGACAGGACATGGACATCAAGGGCGATATGCTCCGCAAGCTGAAGGGTCGACGCGACGGCTACAGCCTCGACCGGGCCTTCTACATCGACCCCGACTACTACAGGCAGGATCTCGAAAGCATCTGGTACAAGGACTGGTTGTTCATCGGCCACGACTGCGAGATCCCGCGTGCCGGTAACTATTTCACCGTCCAGGTCGGCGATTATCCTGTCATTATCGTTCGCGACCGACAGGGCACGATCCGCGCCCTGCACAATTCCTGCCGTCATCGCGGTTCTCGCGTCTGCGCGCAGCACAAGGGCTCTTCGGCCAAGCTCGTCTGTCCCTATCACCAATGGACCTATGAGCTCGACGGCGCGCTGCTCTTTGCCCGCCAGATGGGCGAGGATTTCGACAAGGCGGCCCACGGCCTGAAGCCGATCCACTGCGAGACCGTCGGCGGTTACATCTTCATCAACCTGTCCGAGCAGCCGATGGATTTCGGCCCGTTCCGCGACATGGTCGCGCCCTATCTTGCGCCGCACCGCCTGGGTGAAACCAAGGTCGCCTTCGAAAGCACGATCATCGAAAAGGGCAACTGGAAACTCGTCTGGGAAAACAACCGGGAGTGCTACCATTGTGCCGCCAACCACCCCGAACTTTGCCGCACCTATCCCGAAGCGCCGACGGCGACCGGTGTGCAGGGCGCCAAGGATGATCCCGTCATTGCCGCGCATTGGGCGAAATGCGAAGCAGCCGGACTGCCGAGCGAGTTCCGGATGTCCGAGACCGGCCAGTTCCGCTCGGCGCGCATGCCGTTGATCGACGACGCCGAGAGCTACACCATGTCCGGCGCCCGCGCCGTGCGGCGGCAACTGTCGGCAGACGTTAGCCAGAAGCATATCGGCACGCTCCTGCTCTTCCATTATCCCTCGACCTGGAACCATGTGCTGGCCGACCACGCCATCACCTTCCGCGTCCTGCCGCTCGGCCCGGAGCTGACGCAGGTGACGACCAAGTGGCTGGTCAACAAGGACGCGGTTGAAGGCGTCGACTACAATCTCGAGCAACTGACGCATGTCTGGACCGAGACCAACGATCAGGACCGCCAGATCGTCGAGGAGAACGCCTTTGGTATTCGCTCGCCGGCCTACCAGTCAGGCCCCTATTCGCCCGAACACGAAGGCGGCGTGATGCAGTTCGTCGAGTGGTATTGCAAGTTCATGGAACAGCGCCTGCAGGGCGAGGCTGCTCCGCTTTCCCGGGTCGCCTGACATGCAGATGGCATCCTCGTTCCATCATTTCGACGAGCTTCATGTCTGGATCGACAGGCAGAACATGCTCGAATGCACATCGGCCGTGATCGAGACCGCCGATGTGATGACCTTTACCTTCCGGGCGGAAAAGCCGGCCTGGTTCCGCTATCTGCCTGGGCAGTTCGTCACGCTCGAGCTGCCGGTCGCCGACGAGCCGGTCATGCGCACCTACACGCTGTCGTCGACGCCCTCCCGGCCGTTGTCGATCGCCGTCACCGTCAAGGCGCAAGCCGATAGCATCGGCACGCGCTGGATGTTCGATCACCTGAAGCCCGGCATGCGGCTGAAGGCGTTCGGTCCGCTCGGCGATTTCAGCTTCGTGCGCCATCCCGGCGAAAAATATCTCTTCATATCGGCAGGCTCCGGCGTCACGCCGATGATGTCGATGACGCGCTGGATGGCGGACTGCGTTCCCGAGACCGACGTCACCTTCATTTCCTGCGCCCGCCGGCCAGACGACCTTCTGTTCCGCTCGGAACTGGAAGTGCTGGCGCGCCAGATGTCCGGGCTAAACCTCGGCTTCGTGGTCGAGGGGCATGAGTCAAGGCACGGATGGCACGGGCTGCGCGGCCGCATCGACGGCGCCAAGCTGCCGCTGCTTGCACCCGACTTCATGGAGCGCACAGTGTTTTGCTGCGGTCCGGAGCCGTTCATGCGCGGCGTGCGCGAGTTGCTGAAGGCGGCCGGTTTCGACATGAGCCGCTATCACGAGGAAAGCTTCCAGCCGGCGGCAGCACCGGCAGCCGAGGAGATAGCAGTCAGGGCAGGGGCGGCAGCCGACGCCGAAGCGCAAGGCGCCAAGGTGGTCTTCACCATGAGCGGCAAGGAGATCGAGGCCAAGCCCGGCCAGACGATCCTGCAGGCGGCGCGGGCCAACGGCGTCAGGATCGGTGCGGCCTGTGAAGGCGGCATCTGCGGTACGTGCCGGGTGATGAAAGTCGCCGGCGAGGTCGAGATGAACCACAACGGAGGTATTCTCGACGACGAAATCGATGAGGGCTACATCCTCGCCTGCTGCTCGCGGCCGCTTGGAGATGTACAGATCGAAGCCTGACAATGCTTGATGGTCGCGGGGAGCGTGTTCTTTCCGCGACCGACCCGTCAGCGGCTGGCCGCGGCCGCCAGCCGCACGGCGCGGTCGTGCCGACCGAAATCGATCGACCCGGTCGCCATCATGTCGACGCCTTCGCCGGCGGCGCTGGCAGCTTCGGCGCGGCTGATAAGCAACGGCTGGCTTTCGATTTTCGCCGTCGCCTGGGCAGCGCTGGCGGCGCCGACCCCGTCGTCGGCTCTGGCAATGAGAACGAGCGGCAGTGCCTTTTCCGGCAACAGGGCGCCGCCGGCCCAGATCGGTCGCAAGGTGGCGCTGCTCATAGCCGCGACATTGACGTCGATGTCGTCAAGTGTACCGGGCACACGATAGGGACAGCGGCGTTTGCCGCAATTGATCCCTGACGAGAATTGCCACAGCGCATAGCTGTCCCAGTTGCCGATCGGAAACACATTGCGGATATCCGGCTTGTAGCGGGCATACCACAGGGGTAGTCGCGACAGCAGTCGGTGCTTCGCGCGGTTGGCCGCGATGTATTTGGCCGTGACATGATTGGTGTAGAGCATCGGGTAGCGGCCGGTGCGGGTCTTGATATGTCCGGCAAAGATAGCCGCGTCTTCGAGCGACATGAATTTGTCCGGGTCGATGCCTTCGAGATCGAGCACCATCAACTCGTCGTCGCGCGGGCTCGCATAATCGAGAAAATGGTTGGCCTGATCGACCGGGTTGCCGGGGCGGGCAAGATGATAGGCGCCCCACAGCAGCCCATGGGAGCGGGCGATCATCCGCCGTGTCTGGTAGAGCTCGCGGCTGACGGCGTATTTGCGCCACATCGTCTTGCAGTGGGCGACAGTGTCGCCGCCATGATCGCCGGTGCAGGAGAAGCTTTCCGGCAGGCCGTCGGAGGCCTTGGCGATGAAGCCGGAGATACGCTTGTCGGAAAGCATTGTCTCCCAGTCGATGCTGTTCATTTCATAAGCGTCGACGATGATGGCGTTGGACTTCGACTTCCAGGGCTCCAGTTCGCCGGCGCGTGCGTTCACCGCCGCGAAAGCCAGACCCAGGAGGGTCGCGAGGCGCAGAATCATCCGTAAGGTGGAGATATACCGCTTTGCCATTCAGTGAGATTGCCGACTCTACAGTTAATTGATCGTAAATCCCAGTCCCCGAGCCGACTGTGCTTGAGACGGTGGCGAATGTATAGAGACTTATGGCTGTATATCAGAGGGTGCTTCTATTGCTGTCGCTGTCCCTTGTCGGTCCGATATCTGGAGCTCCATGTGTACTGTCACAGGCGTGAAGCCAGTCTCTTTCGCCGTCCGTCGAGGCGGCAGGCGAGTCAACTTTGTATGCCGGAACATGGAACAAAACCCGTCACTTAGACGTTAGCCGGCGACCGTTTTCGATCGGACCGTAATCAGGATACGTATCGACACGCGGCTGAAATCGCGCAAACTGGCGGTTGTGAAGGTGGCTCGCTGGCGTCGGAAGCGGCGCAAGTGCTCGTATGGAGAGTTATATGAGAACAATGACAGGCAAGTGGTTCGCCGCAGCGATTGCTGCCGCGGTCTTGATGACTTCGGCTGTGCCGTCCCAGGCTTTCATGCCGGCTCCGCTGCGTGTTGAACGGCAGAGTGATGCCACCGAGGTCCAGTATCACCGCCCCGGCTACGAACGGCGCGGCGGATATTATTATTACAATGGCTATCGCGGCTATAACTATCGCCGTCCGGGCTATCGTTATTATAATGGCTGGTGGTACCCGATGGCGGCCTTCGGCGCCGGCGTGATCATCGGCGGAGCCGTTGCCCAGCCGCCGCGCTACACGCGGCCTGCGCCTGCCTATGGCAGCCGCCATGTGCAATGGTGCTACGACCGCTACCGCTCCTACCGGGCCTACGACAACACCTACCAGCCCTACGGCGCGGCGCGCCGGCAGTGCTACTCGCCCAATAGCTAAGAGGGCAAGGAAGAGACAGCAAAAAGGCCGGGCATTGTCCGGCCTTTTCTGATGCCGGCAAGGTCAGAGAATGCCGATCCGCCTGAGGATCCACCACGCAAGGCCCATGGAAAGCGCGATGAACAGCGCGGCATACAGCGTGCCGCTGCCATCGGCGAAGGGAAGGGCGCCGGTGTTCATGCCGAAGAAACCGGTGACCAGCGTCGGCGGCAATAGGAAGGCTGTCATCAGCGACAGAATATAGAGGTGCCGGTTGGTTTCGGAGGAAATCTTGCTGTCGATCTCTTCGTGCAGCAATCGGGCGCGCTCCTGGAGTGCGAAGACGTCGCGATCCACGGCCTCGAGCCGATCGTAGAGGCGCTCGGTGACGTCGATGAAACCGGGCGGCACCTCGTCTTCGTCCGACGCGCCGGCGCGGCGAAGGAGAGCAAGGATCGTGCGCAGGTGCCGGTGAAGGCGAACCACGGTGCGGCGCAATGGCGCCAGGCCCGGCTGCTGCCGGTGACCGGCTTCGCCATAGACGTGATCTTCGATGACATTCAGCTCTTCGGTCAGTTCGAGCACCAGCGAGATCAGCGTGCGCTGGAATTCGACCACCAGCATCTCGAAGAGGTCGATCGGCCGCGCGCATTTGGTGCTCTTTTCGACTGCGGCCTTTACCCGGTCGATGCTGCGCAGCGGGTGCAGCCGCGTCGTGATGATCACCCTGTCGCTGACGGCAAAATGCAGCCAGCCGATCGTCTTCGTCACCGCATCGAAAGTGCGCTCGAAATCGACCAGCGTTCCGTGCACGATATCGTCGGAGACAGTGATGGCCGCCTGGGTGTCGTGGCTGGTCAGCGTCGTTACGGCTGCCGGCGGCAGGTTGCCGATCCGCTCGATGAGCGCCGGCGTTCGCGCGTCCGAAAGCGCCAGATGCAGCCAGACCCAGCCGTCGCCCTTGATGAGACCGTCGATCGAGGCATCGTTGGCGATGCGCTGGCATCGGCTTTCGCCAGGCAGGAAGCGGTAGGCCCAGACCAGGCCGGGTATCTCGGGGGAAATCAGGTTCATTTGAACGCCTTGGCGAGGGCCATCGTTACTGGCTTCTATGCGCCGTTGATGACAGTTTTGTTACGATGCCGTCCGCACCGGCAACCATCACAACGCGGGCTGAATTGACGTTGACGTTTACGTAAAAATCAATAGTGTTCGGCCAAACGAAGATGCGCCGGCAGCTGCGAAAGCGCCCGGTATCTGGGAGGATCATCATGTACAAGGCACCCGTTGACGAGATTGCATTCACGCTGAAGCACGTGGCCGGAATGGCCGGGGCGCTGGAAAGCGGCGCTCTCGGCGACCTCGGCGAGGATCTCGTGGATGCGATCCTGTCGGAGGCAGGACGTTTCGCGACCGAGGAAGTGGCGCCGCTCGGCGACGTCGGCGACAAGCAGGGTTCCCGTCTCGTCGATGGCAAGGTTCAGACGCCTGACGGTTGGCGCGATCTCTATCACAGCTGGATCGGCGGCGGCTGGAACGGGTTGACGGCTCCGGAAGAATTCGGCGGCCAGAACCTGCCGCATATGCTGCATGTCGCGGCCATGGAAATGTGGAACGCCGGTTCGATGGCATTTGCGCTCGGGCCCACGCTTACCATGGGCGCCGTCGACGCGCTGGAGAAGCATGGCTCCGAGGCTCTGAAGGCAACCTACCTGCCGAAGATGGTATCCGGCGAATGGACCGGCACCATGAACCTGACGGAGCCGCATGCCGGCTCCGATCTTGGCGTTCTCAAGACCCGGGCCGAACGTCGCGACGACGGCACCTATCGCATTTTCGGCCAGAAGATCTTCATCACCTGGGGCGAACACGATTTCACCGACAACATCGTCCACCTCGTCCTGGCGCGGCTGCCGGATGCGCCTGCAGGCACCAAGGGCATTTCGCTGTTCCTCGTGCCGAAGTTCCTGGTGAACGCCGACGGTTCGCTCGGCGAGCGCAACGATCTGTTCTGCCATTCGCTCGAGCACAAGCTCGGTATCCACGGTTCGCCGACCTGCACGATGATCTATGGCGACGGCAAGTTCGGCGCAGAGAAAGGCGCGATCGGCTACCTCATCGGCGAAGAAAACCGCGGCCTTGCCTGCATGTTCACGATGATGAACAACGCCCGTCTTGCCGTCGGCATGCAGGGCGTCGCGATTGCCGACGCCGCCACCCAGAAGGCAATCGCCTTTGCCAAGGAACGCACGCAGGGCAAGGCGCCCGGCTGGTCCGGCCAGGGCATGAGCCCGATCATCGAGCACCCGGATGTTGCCCGCATGCTGCTGACGATGAAGGCCCTGACACAAGGGTCGCGCGCCATCGCCTATGCCTGTGCGCATGCGGTGGACATGGGCCATGCGGCAGACGGCGACAAGGCGAAGTTCTGGCAGGAGCGCTCCAGCCTGCTGACGCCGATCGCCAAGTCGTTTGCGACCGATGCCGGCGTCGACGTTGCCTCGCTTGGCATCCAGGTTCATGGCGGCATGGGCTTCATCGAGGAGACCGGTGCCGCTCGTTACCTGCGCGATGCCCGCATCGCCCCGATTTACGAGGGCACCAACGGCATTCAGGCGATCGATCTCGTCACGCGCAAACTGCCGCTTTCGGGCGGCGAACACGTCCGTGGCTTCATTGCCGAATTGCGCGAGATAGGTGGCGCGGTCCGCGCCTCCAACCGTGAGGGATTCGGCGAAACTGCGGCGCGACTAGATGCTGCGCTCGACGATCTCTCCGAGGCGACGGAATGGCTGATTGCTGCTGTTTCGGCCGGTAAACTCTCCGAGGCACTGGCAGGAGCCACGGCCTGTCAGCGCCTGTTCGGTCTCGCCTTGACCGGCGCCTACCTCGCCAAGGGCGGTCTGGCCGAAGCGTCTGACGGTAAGGACGAGCAACGCATCGCGCTCAGTCGGTTCGCCGCGGAAAACATGCTGGCGGAAACCTCCGCCTTGAAGGATCGTGTCGTTACCGGTGCCGACAGCCTTGCTGCCGCGCGCGCCGTCTTGGGTTGAGGGGAAATATCATGACCGACCAGGTGCTTGTCGAACGTCCGGAAGCCTATCCGGGCGTGCAGGTCATCCGCTTCAACCGGCCGGAAAAGAAGAACGCCATCACGCGCGACATGTACGCGAAGATGACCAATGCGCTGACGGTTGCCGGCAGCGATCCGGCCGTTCGCGTGACCGCGTTCCTCGGCACCGAAGGCTGCTTTTCCGCCGGCAACGACATGGCCGACTTTCTGGCGTTTGCCATGGGCGGCAGCATGGGCACCGAGGTCATCGATTTTCTGAAGGCGCTCGCGGGTGCGGCCAAGCCGGTCGTCTCCGGTGTCGACGGGCTTGCCATCGGCATTGGCACGACGATCCACCTGCATTGTGATCTGACCATCACTTCCGCCCGCTCGGTGTTTAAGACGCCCTTCGTCGATCTGGCCCTGGTGCCGGAAGCGGCGTCGAGCCTGATTGCGCCGCGCATC harbors:
- a CDS encoding FAD-binding oxidoreductase produces the protein MTTTLPSPELIASFIDIVGSANALTNPADLAPYLIESRGLYKGTTPMVLRPGSVEEVSRIMKLASATRTAIVPQGGNTGHVAGQIPREGKADIVLSLQRLNRIRDIDPVGNVIVADAGCILADIQKAADDNDRLFPLSLGSEGSARIGGNLSTNAGGTAVLAYGNMRQLCLGLEVVLPTGEIWDGLRRLKKDNTGYDLRDLFIGAEGTLGVITGAVLRMFPKPLGHQVAFAGVGSVEHALALFDKASSLCGTALTGFELMPRLGVEFTTKHIPGVRDPMETVHPWYVLIDISTSDSAESAERMVHELLEQGIVADLVENAVIATSEEQRKALWHMRESMSPAQKPEGGSIKHDVSVPVSSIPAFMKEADTAVMQAMPGARICSFGHMGDGNVHYNISQPLGADKQAFLDRWREMNAIVHGIVLKYNGSISAEHGIGQLKRDELAEVRPEIEIELMRRIKHAFDPAGIMNPDKVLRAD
- a CDS encoding L-threonylcarbamoyladenylate synthase; translated protein: MAEIIDTRTEPERAIERACAVLAEGEPVAIPTETVYGLAADATNPDAISRIYEMKGRPRFNPLISHVSDMAMAEAHVTFDSLSRRLAEAFWPGPLTLILPQRTTSTVHALASAGLDTLGIRMPDGFSRRVIARFGRPLAAPSANTSGKISPTSAAHVEADLGPRLKLILDAGSAEIGLESTIIKVEDGALRLLRPGGLDVFEIERLTGLTVSRPQSAGATIEAPGMLASHYAPGAAVRLDAADVRPGEALIRFGNASLPGEEHAAIVLDLSPAGSLREAAANLFDYMKRADASGSATIAFGPIPSEGLGEAILDRLQRAAAPRD
- a CDS encoding DUF6656 family protein yields the protein MAKLKYYDAAAEKLPTIAPKTAVHTEFLRTGRIERRQWSQRERRYLSYDEVAERTAHKLTTAGETTHKRMNGFHTSIQFPKMIFHRTLTGRPHLGYCHVTAARTHLAPSKDVTWSFYFANFFCDLGDEKHFFERIQTGYSRMYFAVAIEPDAPEGQMTINRSVRDNGLLFRTDDPKVALKNVLMLGARDEALKRIIRSL
- a CDS encoding aromatic ring-hydroxylating oxygenase subunit alpha encodes the protein MDIKGDMLRKLKGRRDGYSLDRAFYIDPDYYRQDLESIWYKDWLFIGHDCEIPRAGNYFTVQVGDYPVIIVRDRQGTIRALHNSCRHRGSRVCAQHKGSSAKLVCPYHQWTYELDGALLFARQMGEDFDKAAHGLKPIHCETVGGYIFINLSEQPMDFGPFRDMVAPYLAPHRLGETKVAFESTIIEKGNWKLVWENNRECYHCAANHPELCRTYPEAPTATGVQGAKDDPVIAAHWAKCEAAGLPSEFRMSETGQFRSARMPLIDDAESYTMSGARAVRRQLSADVSQKHIGTLLLFHYPSTWNHVLADHAITFRVLPLGPELTQVTTKWLVNKDAVEGVDYNLEQLTHVWTETNDQDRQIVEENAFGIRSPAYQSGPYSPEHEGGVMQFVEWYCKFMEQRLQGEAAPLSRVA
- a CDS encoding hybrid-cluster NAD(P)-dependent oxidoreductase, with translation MQMASSFHHFDELHVWIDRQNMLECTSAVIETADVMTFTFRAEKPAWFRYLPGQFVTLELPVADEPVMRTYTLSSTPSRPLSIAVTVKAQADSIGTRWMFDHLKPGMRLKAFGPLGDFSFVRHPGEKYLFISAGSGVTPMMSMTRWMADCVPETDVTFISCARRPDDLLFRSELEVLARQMSGLNLGFVVEGHESRHGWHGLRGRIDGAKLPLLAPDFMERTVFCCGPEPFMRGVRELLKAAGFDMSRYHEESFQPAAAPAAEEIAVRAGAAADAEAQGAKVVFTMSGKEIEAKPGQTILQAARANGVRIGAACEGGICGTCRVMKVAGEVEMNHNGGILDDEIDEGYILACCSRPLGDVQIEA
- a CDS encoding glycoside hydrolase family 25 protein: MAKRYISTLRMILRLATLLGLAFAAVNARAGELEPWKSKSNAIIVDAYEMNSIDWETMLSDKRISGFIAKASDGLPESFSCTGDHGGDTVAHCKTMWRKYAVSRELYQTRRMIARSHGLLWGAYHLARPGNPVDQANHFLDYASPRDDELMVLDLEGIDPDKFMSLEDAAIFAGHIKTRTGRYPMLYTNHVTAKYIAANRAKHRLLSRLPLWYARYKPDIRNVFPIGNWDSYALWQFSSGINCGKRRCPYRVPGTLDDIDVNVAAMSSATLRPIWAGGALLPEKALPLVLIARADDGVGAASAAQATAKIESQPLLISRAEAASAAGEGVDMMATGSIDFGRHDRAVRLAAAASR
- a CDS encoding BA14K family protein, encoding MTGKWFAAAIAAAVLMTSAVPSQAFMPAPLRVERQSDATEVQYHRPGYERRGGYYYYNGYRGYNYRRPGYRYYNGWWYPMAAFGAGVIIGGAVAQPPRYTRPAPAYGSRHVQWCYDRYRSYRAYDNTYQPYGAARRQCYSPNS
- a CDS encoding transporter — translated: MNLISPEIPGLVWAYRFLPGESRCQRIANDASIDGLIKGDGWVWLHLALSDARTPALIERIGNLPPAAVTTLTSHDTQAAITVSDDIVHGTLVDFERTFDAVTKTIGWLHFAVSDRVIITTRLHPLRSIDRVKAAVEKSTKCARPIDLFEMLVVEFQRTLISLVLELTEELNVIEDHVYGEAGHRQQPGLAPLRRTVVRLHRHLRTILALLRRAGASDEDEVPPGFIDVTERLYDRLEAVDRDVFALQERARLLHEEIDSKISSETNRHLYILSLMTAFLLPPTLVTGFFGMNTGALPFADGSGTLYAALFIALSMGLAWWILRRIGIL
- a CDS encoding acyl-CoA dehydrogenase, giving the protein MYKAPVDEIAFTLKHVAGMAGALESGALGDLGEDLVDAILSEAGRFATEEVAPLGDVGDKQGSRLVDGKVQTPDGWRDLYHSWIGGGWNGLTAPEEFGGQNLPHMLHVAAMEMWNAGSMAFALGPTLTMGAVDALEKHGSEALKATYLPKMVSGEWTGTMNLTEPHAGSDLGVLKTRAERRDDGTYRIFGQKIFITWGEHDFTDNIVHLVLARLPDAPAGTKGISLFLVPKFLVNADGSLGERNDLFCHSLEHKLGIHGSPTCTMIYGDGKFGAEKGAIGYLIGEENRGLACMFTMMNNARLAVGMQGVAIADAATQKAIAFAKERTQGKAPGWSGQGMSPIIEHPDVARMLLTMKALTQGSRAIAYACAHAVDMGHAADGDKAKFWQERSSLLTPIAKSFATDAGVDVASLGIQVHGGMGFIEETGAARYLRDARIAPIYEGTNGIQAIDLVTRKLPLSGGEHVRGFIAELREIGGAVRASNREGFGETAARLDAALDDLSEATEWLIAAVSAGKLSEALAGATACQRLFGLALTGAYLAKGGLAEASDGKDEQRIALSRFAAENMLAETSALKDRVVTGADSLAAARAVLG
- a CDS encoding crotonase/enoyl-CoA hydratase family protein; translation: MTDQVLVERPEAYPGVQVIRFNRPEKKNAITRDMYAKMTNALTVAGSDPAVRVTAFLGTEGCFSAGNDMADFLAFAMGGSMGTEVIDFLKALAGAAKPVVSGVDGLAIGIGTTIHLHCDLTITSARSVFKTPFVDLALVPEAASSLIAPRIMGHQRAFALLAAGEPLEARDALEAGLIWKIVGQDAVEEETLSLAARLAKKPPEALRIARDLVRGDRSDVLTRIDEEAKHFAAQLKSAEARAAFEAFMRR